In Streptomyces sp. NBC_00433, a single genomic region encodes these proteins:
- a CDS encoding MFS transporter produces MSDAAPLSLWRDRRFIRFWSAQTVSQFGDRITELALPLIAVTTLDASANQVAWLTALVWTPNLAAVVLGAWVDQRTRKRRLMVAADLARALVLLSLPATYLAGAVTLAQLYAVAALTGTAAVLFNTSYSAFFAHLVPRASYVDANSKLSTSRSASFVAGPAIGGALVQALSAPVAVLADAGSFLASAFLVGRIRTEEPPPSAAHPSVLRRAREGLAFVVRHPVLRATLGCAATVNFFTFISGTGLLVLFATRDLRLTAGGIGLALGVGATGALLGAVIAPRMSRRWGVGPSIAVGAVLFPAPVAVAAVAGGPLWVRGGALALAEFLAGIGVMFFDINLNSLQTAVIHDGIRSRVSGAYSTVNYGVRPIGAVVGGVLATAVGLRPTLLLTAAGGALSVLWLVFSPVARIRTLDQAPAVAAQRATRSSAAP; encoded by the coding sequence GTGAGCGACGCGGCGCCCCTGTCGCTCTGGCGGGACCGGCGCTTCATACGCTTCTGGTCGGCGCAGACCGTCTCCCAGTTCGGTGACCGGATCACCGAACTCGCGCTGCCGCTGATTGCGGTGACGACGCTGGACGCCTCGGCCAACCAGGTGGCCTGGCTGACGGCGCTGGTCTGGACACCGAATCTGGCAGCCGTCGTGCTGGGCGCCTGGGTCGACCAGCGGACCCGCAAGCGCCGGCTGATGGTCGCCGCCGACCTGGCCCGCGCGCTGGTGCTGCTCAGCCTGCCGGCGACATACCTGGCCGGAGCGGTGACGCTGGCGCAGCTCTACGCCGTCGCGGCGCTCACCGGGACCGCGGCGGTGCTGTTCAACACCTCCTACTCGGCCTTCTTCGCCCACCTGGTGCCGCGAGCGTCCTACGTGGACGCCAACAGCAAGCTCAGCACCAGCCGTTCGGCCTCCTTCGTGGCGGGCCCCGCGATCGGCGGCGCGCTGGTGCAGGCGCTGAGCGCCCCGGTGGCCGTCCTCGCCGACGCGGGGTCCTTCCTGGCCTCCGCCTTCCTGGTCGGACGCATCCGCACCGAGGAGCCGCCGCCCTCCGCGGCGCACCCCTCGGTGCTGCGCAGGGCGAGGGAGGGGCTGGCCTTCGTGGTCCGCCACCCGGTTCTGCGGGCCACCCTCGGCTGCGCCGCCACCGTCAACTTCTTCACGTTCATCTCCGGCACCGGTCTGCTGGTCCTGTTCGCCACCCGCGACCTGCGTCTGACGGCCGGCGGGATCGGCCTCGCACTCGGCGTGGGAGCGACCGGGGCACTGCTGGGGGCGGTCATCGCACCCCGGATGTCCCGCAGGTGGGGCGTGGGGCCGAGCATCGCGGTGGGTGCGGTGCTGTTCCCGGCGCCTGTCGCCGTCGCGGCCGTCGCCGGCGGGCCGCTGTGGGTACGCGGCGGAGCACTGGCCCTGGCGGAATTCCTGGCCGGGATCGGGGTGATGTTCTTCGACATCAACCTCAACTCGCTCCAGACCGCCGTCATCCACGACGGCATCCGCAGCCGGGTCTCCGGCGCGTACAGCACCGTGAACTACGGTGTGCGCCCGATCGGCGCCGTCGTGGGCGGCGTGCTCGCCACCGCGGTGGGACTTCGCCCGACCCTGCTGCTGACCGCCGCCGGCGGCGCGCTGTCCGTGCTGTGGCTGGTCTTCTCGCCCGTGGCGCGCATCCGCACCCTGGACCAGGCGCCCGCCGTCGCGGCACAGCGGGCTACGCGGTCTTCAGCGGCTCCTTGA
- the metE gene encoding 5-methyltetrahydropteroyltriglutamate--homocysteine S-methyltransferase — protein sequence MTPKTAAAAARATVYGYPRQGRHRELKKAVEGYWKGRVGADALREAAAGLRRENWRQLAEAGVHEVPTGDFSYYDHVLDTSVMVGAVPERHRAAVGADALDGYFAMARGTQDVAPLEMTKWFDTNYHYLVPELGPATTFTADSAKQVAELKEALALGLEARPVLLGPVTYLLLAKPAPGVGGGYAPLALLGRLLPVYAEVLADLRAAGAEWVQLDEPALVQDRSPAELKAVEEAYRDLGALTDRPALLVATYFGRLGDALPVLAKAPVEGLAVDFTGPAAANLGDLAAAGGLPGKRLVAGVVDGRNIWINDYGKSLSLLATLLGLADRVDVAASCSLLHVPLDAAAETDLDPQVRRWLAFARQKTAEIATLARALAAGTDSVAAELAANRADLASRAGSAITHDPAVRARTAAVTDADGRRSQPYTGRTAAQRERLGLPPLPTTTIGSFPQTDDLRSARADLRAGRIDAAAYEQRMRDAVAEVIAFQEQAGLDVLVHGEPERNDMVQYFAEQLTGYLATRHGWVQSYGSRYVRPPVLAGDISRPEPMTVRWTAYAQSLTPRPVKGMLTGPVTMLAWSFVRDDQPLAQTARQVALALRDEVADLEAAGTAVIQVDEPALRETLPLRAADRPAYLAWATEAFRLTTAGVRPDTQVHTHMCYAEFGDIVQAIDDLDADVISLEAARSHMQVAGELAAHHYPREAGPGVYDIHSPRVPGADEAAALLRKGLEAIPADRLWVNPDCGLKTRTWPETRASLANLVAAARTVRAELPDRSS from the coding sequence GTGACACCGAAGACCGCAGCCGCGGCAGCACGGGCCACCGTGTACGGCTACCCCCGGCAGGGGCGGCACCGGGAACTGAAGAAGGCCGTCGAGGGCTACTGGAAGGGCCGGGTCGGCGCCGACGCCCTGCGGGAGGCCGCGGCAGGCCTGCGCCGGGAGAACTGGCGGCAACTGGCAGAGGCCGGCGTCCACGAGGTCCCGACCGGCGACTTCTCCTACTACGACCACGTGCTGGACACCAGCGTGATGGTCGGCGCCGTCCCCGAGCGCCACCGCGCCGCGGTCGGCGCCGACGCCCTGGACGGCTACTTCGCGATGGCCCGCGGGACGCAGGACGTGGCGCCGCTGGAGATGACGAAGTGGTTCGACACCAACTACCACTACCTGGTGCCCGAGTTGGGACCCGCCACCACCTTCACGGCGGACTCGGCCAAACAGGTCGCCGAGCTGAAGGAGGCCCTCGCCCTCGGACTCGAAGCCCGCCCCGTGCTGCTCGGCCCCGTCACCTACCTGCTGCTCGCCAAGCCCGCCCCCGGCGTCGGCGGCGGATACGCCCCGCTCGCGCTCCTCGGCCGGCTGCTGCCCGTCTACGCCGAGGTGCTCGCCGACCTGCGCGCCGCCGGTGCGGAATGGGTCCAGCTCGACGAACCGGCCCTGGTCCAGGACCGCAGCCCGGCCGAACTCAAGGCCGTCGAAGAGGCCTACCGCGACCTCGGCGCCCTCACCGACCGGCCCGCACTCCTGGTCGCCACCTACTTCGGCCGCCTCGGCGATGCCCTGCCGGTGCTGGCCAAGGCCCCCGTCGAGGGCCTGGCCGTGGACTTCACCGGACCGGCGGCGGCGAACCTGGGCGACCTCGCGGCCGCCGGCGGCCTGCCCGGCAAGCGGCTCGTGGCAGGCGTCGTCGACGGCCGCAACATCTGGATCAACGACTACGGGAAGTCGCTGTCCCTCCTGGCCACCCTGCTGGGCCTCGCCGACCGGGTGGACGTCGCCGCGTCCTGCTCGCTGCTGCACGTGCCGCTCGACGCCGCCGCCGAGACCGACCTCGACCCGCAGGTGCGGCGCTGGCTCGCCTTCGCCCGGCAGAAGACCGCCGAGATCGCCACCCTGGCCCGCGCCCTTGCCGCCGGCACCGACTCCGTCGCCGCCGAACTGGCCGCCAACCGGGCGGACCTCGCCTCCCGCGCCGGATCCGCGATCACCCACGACCCGGCCGTGCGCGCCCGTACGGCGGCCGTCACCGACGCCGACGGCCGCCGCTCCCAGCCGTACACCGGGCGCACCGCCGCCCAGCGCGAGCGGCTCGGGCTGCCGCCGCTGCCGACCACCACCATCGGGTCCTTCCCGCAGACCGACGACCTGCGCAGCGCCCGCGCCGACCTGCGCGCGGGACGGATCGACGCCGCCGCGTACGAGCAGCGGATGCGGGACGCCGTCGCCGAGGTGATCGCCTTCCAGGAGCAGGCCGGTCTCGACGTCCTCGTGCACGGCGAGCCCGAGCGCAACGACATGGTGCAGTATTTCGCCGAGCAGCTCACCGGCTACCTGGCCACCCGGCACGGCTGGGTGCAGTCCTACGGGTCCCGCTACGTACGGCCGCCGGTCCTGGCCGGCGACATCTCCCGGCCCGAGCCGATGACCGTGCGCTGGACCGCCTACGCGCAGTCCCTGACGCCCCGCCCGGTCAAGGGCATGCTGACCGGTCCTGTGACCATGCTGGCCTGGTCCTTCGTCCGCGACGACCAGCCGCTCGCGCAGACCGCACGCCAGGTCGCCCTCGCCCTGCGCGACGAGGTCGCCGACCTCGAAGCCGCCGGCACCGCCGTCATCCAGGTGGACGAACCCGCGCTGCGCGAGACCCTGCCGCTGCGCGCCGCCGACCGCCCCGCCTACCTGGCCTGGGCCACCGAGGCCTTCCGCCTCACCACCGCCGGGGTGCGCCCGGACACCCAGGTCCACACCCACATGTGCTACGCCGAGTTCGGCGACATCGTGCAGGCCATCGACGACCTCGACGCCGATGTGATCAGCCTGGAGGCCGCCCGCTCCCACATGCAGGTCGCCGGCGAACTCGCCGCCCACCACTACCCCCGCGAAGCCGGCCCCGGTGTCTACGACATCCACTCCCCGCGCGTCCCCGGTGCCGACGAGGCGGCAGCCCTGCTCCGCAAGGGTCTTGAGGCCATCCCGGCCGACCGCCTGTGGGTCAACCCCGACTGCGGCCTGAAGACCCGCACCTGGCCCGAGACCCGCGCCTCCCTGGCGAACCTCGTCGCGGCCGCCCGCACCGTACGCGCGGAGCTGCCCGACCGGTCCTCCTGA
- a CDS encoding methylmalonyl-CoA mutase subunit beta gives MTVLPDDGIPLGAEFPAGTHEEWQQLVAGVLRKSGKDLSGPEAEQALSTALDDGLVVRPLYDSGTTAPDPGLPGFPPYVRGGRPVGGWDVRQWHRARTAERANEAVLADLEGGATSVWLSLGAEGLPPAGLERALEGVYLDLAPVVLDAGPQLRAAADGLLRLYDRQGVAPQAARGNLGADPLGHSARTGQAADSGDAVALALRIHRAYPGLRALTVDALPYHEAGASAAQELGCSLATGVAYLRLLTAAGLSVDDACGQLEFRYAATADQFLTIAKLRAARRLWTRVAEVCGAREAAPQLQHAVTSAVMMTRRDPYVNMLRTTLAALGAGVGGADSVTVLPFDHALGLPDDFARRIARNTSSILLEESHLGRVADPAGGSWYVERLTDEVAHAAWDFFQQLERAGGQEEALRSGLVGERVAEVWAARTRALATRREPITGVSEFPHLAERPVERAAPPAHPAGGLPRVRRDEAYEALRARSDAHLAATGSRPAVFLAALGPESAHAARVSFASNLLQAGGVLPVHDPITVDAASAGEAFAASGARIACLCSSDALYDEQADAVTDALRAAGAERVLLAGRPGKGPDVDGHLFLGCDAVAVLTSVLDRVGVTA, from the coding sequence ATGACGGTTCTGCCTGACGACGGAATCCCGCTCGGTGCCGAATTCCCGGCCGGCACCCACGAGGAGTGGCAGCAGCTCGTGGCGGGTGTCCTGCGCAAGTCCGGCAAGGACCTGTCGGGCCCCGAGGCGGAGCAGGCGCTGTCCACCGCGCTGGACGACGGCCTTGTCGTACGCCCCCTCTACGACTCCGGCACCACCGCTCCCGACCCCGGCCTGCCCGGCTTCCCGCCCTATGTGCGCGGGGGCCGGCCGGTGGGCGGCTGGGACGTACGCCAGTGGCACAGGGCGCGCACGGCCGAGCGGGCCAACGAGGCCGTGCTCGCCGACCTGGAGGGCGGCGCCACCTCCGTGTGGCTCTCGCTGGGCGCCGAGGGCCTGCCCCCGGCGGGCCTGGAGCGCGCTCTGGAGGGCGTCTACCTGGACCTGGCGCCCGTCGTGCTCGACGCGGGCCCGCAGCTGCGGGCCGCGGCCGACGGGCTGCTGCGGCTGTACGACCGGCAGGGGGTGGCCCCGCAGGCGGCGCGCGGCAATCTCGGTGCCGATCCGCTGGGCCACAGCGCCCGTACGGGGCAGGCCGCGGACTCCGGCGACGCCGTCGCCCTGGCCCTGCGGATCCACCGGGCCTACCCGGGGCTGCGGGCGCTGACCGTGGACGCCCTGCCTTATCACGAGGCCGGTGCGTCAGCCGCCCAGGAACTGGGCTGCTCGCTGGCCACCGGGGTCGCCTACCTGCGCCTGCTGACCGCGGCGGGACTGAGCGTCGACGACGCCTGCGGCCAGCTGGAATTCCGCTACGCGGCGACCGCGGACCAGTTCCTGACCATCGCCAAGCTGCGGGCCGCCCGCCGCCTGTGGACCCGGGTCGCCGAGGTGTGCGGGGCGCGGGAGGCCGCCCCGCAGCTCCAGCACGCGGTGACCTCGGCGGTGATGATGACCCGCCGCGACCCCTACGTGAACATGCTGCGCACCACGCTGGCCGCCCTGGGCGCCGGTGTCGGCGGCGCCGACTCCGTCACGGTGCTGCCCTTCGACCACGCGCTGGGACTGCCCGACGACTTCGCCCGCAGGATCGCCCGCAACACCTCCTCCATCCTGCTGGAGGAGTCGCACCTCGGGCGGGTCGCCGACCCGGCCGGCGGTTCCTGGTACGTCGAGCGGCTCACCGACGAAGTCGCCCACGCCGCCTGGGACTTCTTCCAGCAGCTGGAGCGGGCCGGCGGCCAGGAGGAGGCGCTCCGCTCCGGCCTGGTCGGCGAACGCGTCGCCGAGGTGTGGGCGGCGCGCACCCGGGCGCTCGCCACCCGGCGCGAGCCGATCACCGGGGTCAGCGAATTCCCGCACCTCGCGGAGCGGCCCGTCGAGCGCGCCGCGCCGCCCGCCCATCCCGCGGGCGGCCTGCCGCGCGTACGCCGGGACGAGGCCTACGAAGCGCTGCGGGCGCGCTCCGACGCCCATCTGGCCGCCACCGGGAGCCGCCCCGCGGTCTTCCTGGCGGCGCTCGGCCCCGAGTCGGCCCATGCCGCGCGGGTCTCCTTCGCCTCGAATCTCCTCCAGGCGGGCGGGGTGCTGCCGGTGCACGACCCGATCACGGTGGACGCGGCCTCGGCCGGCGAGGCGTTCGCCGCCAGCGGCGCCCGTATCGCCTGCCTGTGCTCCAGCGACGCGCTCTACGACGAGCAGGCCGACGCCGTCACGGACGCGCTCAGGGCGGCCGGGGCGGAACGGGTCCTGCTCGCGGGCCGTCCCGGCAAGGGGCCGGACGTCGACGGCCACCTCTTCCTGGGCTGCGACGCGGTCGCCGTCCTGACCTCGGTCCTCGACCGCGTGGGAGTGACGGCATGA
- the scpA gene encoding methylmalonyl-CoA mutase, with translation MQIPDFSQIPLGPGTPPGATHEQWRQAVKQATGSSAADLVWETPEGIAVKPLYTGSDLEGLDFLGTYPGVPPYLRGPYPTMYVNQPWTIRQYAGFSTAEESNAFYRRNLAAGQKGLSVAFDLPTHRGYDSDHPRVTGDVGMAGVAIDSIYDMRQLFDGIPLDRMTVSMTMNGAVLPVLALYIVAAEEQGVPPEKLAGTIQNDILKEFMVRNTYIYPPLPSMRIISDIFAYTSQKMPRYNSISISGYHIQEAGATADLELAYTLADGVEYLRAGQAAGLDVDAFAPRLSFFWAIGMNFFMEIAKLRAARLLWARLVKQFDPKNPKSLSLRTHSQTSGWSLTAQDVFNNVTRTCVEAMAATQGHTQSLHTNALDEALALPTDFSARIARNTQLLIQQESGTCRVIDPWGGSAYVERLTNDLARRAWQHIQEVEAAGGMAQAIDAGIPKLRIEEAAARTQARIDSGRQTVIGVNKYRVDSDEKIDVRSVDNSAVRAQQVDKLRRLRAERDEGACQDALRALTEAAGREPGPDLEGNLLALAVSAARAMATVGEISDALEKVYGRHAGRIRTISGVYRNEAGHSPAVDDTRALVERFAEAEGRRPRILVAKMGQDGHDRGQKVIATAFADLGFDVDVGPLFQTPAEVARQAVEADVHVVGVSSLAAGHLTLVPALRAELAAEGREDIMIVVGGVIPPQDIPALHEAGAAAVFPPGTVIPDAAYDLIGRLGAALGHDGA, from the coding sequence ATGCAGATCCCGGACTTCTCGCAGATCCCGCTGGGCCCGGGAACCCCGCCGGGGGCCACCCACGAGCAGTGGCGCCAGGCGGTCAAGCAGGCCACCGGCAGCAGCGCGGCCGATCTCGTCTGGGAGACCCCGGAGGGGATCGCGGTCAAGCCGCTCTACACCGGCAGCGACCTGGAAGGCCTGGACTTCCTCGGCACCTACCCGGGTGTGCCGCCCTACCTGCGCGGCCCGTACCCGACGATGTACGTCAACCAGCCCTGGACGATCCGGCAGTACGCGGGCTTCTCCACCGCCGAGGAGTCCAACGCCTTCTACCGCCGCAACCTCGCCGCGGGGCAGAAGGGCCTGTCGGTGGCGTTCGACCTCCCCACGCACCGCGGCTACGACAGCGACCACCCGCGGGTGACCGGGGACGTCGGCATGGCCGGTGTCGCCATCGACTCGATCTACGACATGCGGCAGCTCTTCGACGGCATCCCGCTGGACCGGATGACCGTCTCGATGACGATGAACGGCGCGGTCCTGCCCGTCCTCGCGCTCTACATCGTGGCGGCGGAGGAGCAGGGGGTGCCGCCGGAGAAGCTCGCGGGGACCATCCAGAACGACATCCTCAAGGAGTTCATGGTCCGCAACACCTACATCTACCCGCCGCTGCCCTCCATGCGGATCATCTCCGACATCTTCGCCTACACCTCGCAGAAGATGCCGCGCTACAACTCGATCTCCATCTCCGGCTACCACATCCAGGAAGCCGGGGCCACGGCCGACCTGGAGCTGGCCTACACCCTCGCCGACGGGGTGGAGTACCTGCGGGCCGGCCAGGCCGCCGGACTGGACGTCGACGCCTTCGCGCCCCGGCTCTCCTTCTTCTGGGCGATCGGCATGAACTTCTTCATGGAGATCGCGAAGCTGCGCGCGGCCCGGCTGCTGTGGGCCAGGCTCGTCAAGCAGTTCGACCCGAAGAATCCCAAGTCGCTCTCCCTGCGCACCCATTCGCAGACCTCCGGCTGGTCGCTCACCGCGCAGGACGTCTTCAACAACGTGACACGCACCTGCGTGGAGGCGATGGCCGCCACCCAGGGCCACACCCAGTCGCTGCACACCAACGCCCTGGACGAGGCGCTGGCGCTGCCGACCGACTTCTCCGCGCGGATCGCCCGCAATACGCAGCTGTTGATCCAGCAGGAGTCGGGCACCTGCCGGGTGATCGACCCGTGGGGCGGCAGCGCGTATGTCGAGCGGCTGACCAATGACCTCGCCCGGCGGGCGTGGCAGCACATCCAGGAGGTCGAGGCCGCGGGGGGCATGGCACAGGCCATCGACGCCGGCATCCCCAAACTCCGCATCGAGGAGGCCGCGGCGCGCACCCAGGCCAGGATCGACTCCGGGCGCCAGACCGTCATCGGCGTCAACAAATACCGCGTCGACTCCGACGAGAAGATCGACGTCCGGTCGGTCGACAACTCCGCCGTCCGCGCGCAGCAGGTGGACAAGCTGCGCCGGCTCCGGGCCGAGCGCGACGAGGGCGCCTGCCAGGACGCCCTGCGGGCGCTGACCGAGGCGGCGGGACGGGAGCCGGGGCCGGACCTGGAGGGCAACCTGCTGGCGCTCGCGGTCTCCGCGGCCCGCGCCATGGCGACGGTCGGTGAGATTTCCGACGCACTGGAGAAGGTCTACGGCAGACACGCCGGCCGGATCCGTACGATCTCCGGTGTGTACCGCAACGAGGCCGGCCACTCCCCCGCCGTGGACGACACCCGGGCGCTCGTCGAGCGCTTCGCCGAGGCGGAGGGCCGCCGGCCGCGCATCCTCGTCGCGAAGATGGGGCAGGACGGGCACGACCGGGGCCAGAAGGTCATCGCGACCGCCTTCGCGGACCTGGGCTTCGACGTGGACGTCGGCCCGCTCTTCCAGACGCCGGCCGAGGTGGCACGGCAGGCGGTCGAGGCCGACGTGCACGTGGTCGGCGTGTCGTCGCTGGCCGCCGGGCACCTGACGCTCGTGCCCGCGCTGCGTGCTGAGCTGGCCGCCGAGGGCCGCGAGGACATCATGATCGTGGTGGGCGGGGTCATCCCCCCGCAGGACATCCCGGCGCTGCACGAGGCGGGCGCCGCGGCGGTCTTCCCGCCCGGCACGGTGATCCCCGACGCCGCGTACGACCTGATCGGCCGGCTCGGCGCCGCGCTGGGCCACGACGGGGCGTGA
- the meaB gene encoding methylmalonyl Co-A mutase-associated GTPase MeaB — MDIDVDGYVRGVLDGRRAVIARAITLVESRRPDHRGAVQQLLTELLPHSGGARRIGITGVPGVGKSTFIDAFGSMLTARGHRVAVLAVDPSSTLTGGSILGDKTRMERLAVDPSAFVRPSPSAGTLGGVARATRESMVVMEAAGYDVVLVETVGVGQSETAVSRMVDSFLLLTLARTGDQLQGIKKGVLELADVIAVNKADGRHEQDARSAARELSGALRLMQPADAEWTPPVLSCSALESAGMDTVWERLEQHRTLLDSGGRLAAKRRDQQVDWAWSMVREDLLGRLQGHPAVRALAPELEQQVRDGKMTAALAAQRLLGAFDGKAED, encoded by the coding sequence ATGGACATCGACGTCGACGGCTACGTCCGGGGCGTACTCGACGGCAGGCGCGCGGTCATCGCGCGGGCCATCACGCTCGTCGAGTCCCGCCGCCCGGACCACCGGGGAGCGGTCCAGCAGCTGCTGACCGAACTGCTGCCGCACAGCGGCGGCGCCCGGCGGATCGGGATCACCGGTGTCCCCGGGGTGGGCAAGTCCACCTTCATCGACGCCTTCGGCAGCATGCTCACCGCCCGCGGGCACCGGGTCGCGGTCCTCGCGGTCGATCCGTCCTCCACCCTTACCGGCGGCTCCATCCTCGGCGACAAGACGCGTATGGAACGCCTCGCCGTGGACCCGTCGGCCTTCGTCCGCCCCTCCCCGAGCGCGGGCACCCTGGGCGGGGTGGCCAGGGCGACCCGGGAGTCCATGGTCGTCATGGAGGCCGCGGGCTACGACGTGGTGCTGGTGGAGACCGTGGGCGTCGGCCAGTCCGAGACGGCTGTCTCCCGGATGGTCGACTCCTTCCTGCTGCTCACCCTCGCCCGCACCGGCGACCAGTTGCAGGGCATCAAGAAGGGCGTCCTTGAACTGGCCGACGTGATCGCCGTCAACAAGGCGGACGGCCGCCACGAGCAGGACGCGCGCTCCGCGGCCAGGGAGCTGTCCGGCGCGCTGCGCCTGATGCAGCCGGCCGACGCGGAGTGGACCCCGCCGGTCCTCAGCTGCAGCGCCCTGGAGTCGGCCGGCATGGACACCGTGTGGGAGCGGCTGGAGCAGCACCGCACCCTGCTGGACTCGGGCGGCAGGCTCGCCGCCAAACGGCGTGACCAGCAGGTCGACTGGGCCTGGAGCATGGTGCGCGAGGACCTCCTCGGCCGCCTCCAGGGCCACCCGGCCGTCAGAGCCCTGGCCCCGGAGCTGGAACAGCAGGTCAGGGACGGGAAGATGACCGCGGCACTGGCCGCGCAGCGCCTCCTCGGCGCGTTCGACGGCAAGGCGGAGGACTGA
- a CDS encoding TetR/AcrR family transcriptional regulator, giving the protein MSEEAAGTRRRNARGAGQALRGDIVSAAREILVEDGYASSVTLRGLARRIGIAPQSIYLHFTGPDEIVQAVTVETFAQLGRCIAEAKQGIEAPRDRLVAGCRAYMAFGVDNPNLYGLLFQRNRLLRGEEPRPTSADEPDTRDPDAGPFAYLMESIRLCVADGSSDVTDVLSTATLLWAAMHGFVLLRNGYQFPWPDLAQAETELISSIARLHEPAARPSGAAGT; this is encoded by the coding sequence GTGAGCGAAGAGGCCGCCGGGACCAGACGACGCAACGCCCGAGGCGCGGGGCAGGCACTGCGCGGCGACATCGTGTCGGCCGCCCGGGAGATCCTTGTCGAGGACGGCTACGCGAGCTCGGTGACCCTGCGGGGGCTGGCGCGGCGGATCGGCATCGCACCGCAGTCGATCTACCTGCATTTCACCGGTCCCGACGAGATCGTGCAGGCCGTCACCGTCGAGACCTTCGCCCAACTGGGCCGCTGCATCGCGGAGGCGAAACAGGGAATCGAGGCGCCTCGGGACCGGCTCGTCGCCGGCTGCCGCGCCTACATGGCCTTCGGAGTCGACAACCCGAATCTCTATGGACTGCTCTTCCAGCGCAACCGGCTCCTTCGCGGAGAGGAACCCCGTCCCACTTCCGCGGACGAGCCGGACACCCGCGACCCCGACGCCGGGCCGTTCGCCTACCTCATGGAGAGCATCCGGCTCTGCGTCGCCGACGGATCCTCCGACGTGACCGACGTCCTGTCCACCGCGACGCTGCTGTGGGCGGCCATGCACGGCTTCGTTCTGTTGCGCAACGGTTACCAGTTCCCGTGGCCGGACCTCGCTCAAGCCGAGACAGAGCTCATCAGCTCGATCGCGAGACTCCACGAGCCCGCAGCCAGGCCGTCCGGTGCCGCGGGAACGTGA
- a CDS encoding MBL fold metallo-hydrolase: MKIVDLRPDLRMVLDNGPGQAYLLRRGPDAVLVDTGIAGQGKILTEALRDWGLDRESLTHVILTHWHPDHAGSAAELAGWRNVRIWAHRSDAPIIRGDGYGSLPALSHAEEELYAHIAGGIPDAPPSRVDRELDDDEVLDAIDARVLSTPGHTDGSIALHFPNEAVLFTGDIATEHQGQVILGPFNLDRPRAGASFRRFADIDVDTVCFGHGQPLRGDDTALLRAAATADQVPDPLG; this comes from the coding sequence GTGAAGATCGTTGACCTGCGTCCTGACCTGCGTATGGTGCTCGACAACGGGCCCGGACAGGCATACCTGCTGCGCCGGGGGCCGGACGCGGTGCTGGTCGACACCGGCATAGCCGGGCAGGGCAAGATCCTCACCGAGGCTCTGCGTGACTGGGGCCTGGACCGGGAGTCGCTGACCCACGTCATCCTGACGCACTGGCATCCCGACCACGCCGGGTCCGCCGCCGAACTGGCCGGCTGGCGGAATGTACGCATCTGGGCGCACCGCAGCGACGCCCCGATCATCCGTGGGGACGGCTACGGCTCGCTTCCCGCCCTCAGCCATGCCGAGGAGGAGCTCTACGCCCACATAGCCGGCGGCATCCCCGACGCCCCGCCGTCCCGCGTCGACCGCGAGCTCGACGACGACGAGGTCCTCGACGCGATAGACGCCCGCGTCCTGTCGACTCCCGGCCACACCGACGGCAGTATCGCGCTGCACTTCCCGAACGAGGCCGTCCTGTTCACCGGTGACATCGCCACCGAGCACCAGGGCCAGGTCATCCTGGGGCCGTTCAACCTGGACCGGCCACGAGCCGGCGCGTCTTTCCGCCGCTTCGCCGACATCGACGTCGACACCGTCTGCTTCGGCCACGGGCAGCCGCTCCGTGGGGACGACACCGCCTTGCTGCGCGCCGCGGCCACTGCCGACCAGGTCCCCGACCCTCTCGGCTGA
- a CDS encoding cellulose-binding domain-containing protein: MTFGGNPATGGTTTTGATTTTGGSTTTGTSTGTTTGATTGGTSTNGGSTTGGTGTGPSCTAVYVPSTWPGGFTANITLTNTGSTAVNGWTVAFALPSGQAVTSTWNATISPSSGAVTATNVSYNAQIPAGGSQSFGFQGTYTGNFAQPAPFTLNGTVCAAG, translated from the coding sequence GTGACCTTCGGCGGCAACCCCGCCACCGGTGGCACCACGACCACCGGCGCAACGACCACCACCGGCGGGTCCACAACCACCGGGACGAGCACCGGGACGACCACGGGCGCCACTACGGGCGGCACTTCGACGAACGGCGGGTCGACCACCGGCGGCACCGGCACCGGCCCGAGCTGCACGGCCGTCTACGTGCCCAGCACCTGGCCCGGCGGATTCACCGCCAACATCACCTTGACCAACACCGGTTCCACCGCCGTGAACGGGTGGACGGTCGCCTTCGCCCTGCCCTCCGGCCAGGCCGTCACCAGCACCTGGAACGCCACCATCAGCCCCTCCTCCGGCGCGGTGACCGCCACCAACGTCTCGTACAACGCCCAGATACCGGCGGGCGGCAGCCAGTCCTTCGGCTTCCAGGGCACCTACACCGGAAACTTCGCCCAGCCCGCCCCCTTCACCCTCAACGGCACCGTCTGCGCCGCGGGCTGA